The Pseudomonas sp. DG56-2 genome contains a region encoding:
- the mdoH gene encoding glucans biosynthesis glucosyltransferase MdoH: MSNSQARPESLSEYLAHLPMSDEQRAELASCTSFSELHQRLSGQPAIAEAEAVQASVGERLTLTSAQQMQEAEMLAVDGSGRICLKATPPIRRTRVIPEPWRTNILIRGWRRLTGRTNAPAPVKRELPKARWRWVGSLRRYILLALMLGQTIVAGWYMKGILPYQGWSFVDLDEITRQPLLQTATQVWPYALQTSILILFGILFCWVSAGFWTALMGFLELLTGRDKYRISGSSAGNEPIEAGARTAIVMPICNEDVPRVFAGLRATFESVAATGDLDRFDFFVLSDTNDTDIAVAEQQAWLEVCREAKGFGRIFYRRRRRRVKRKSGNLDDFCRRWGSDYRYMVVLDADSVMSGECLTSLVRLMEANPDAGIIQTAPKASGMDTLYARMQQFATRVYGPLFTAGLHFWQLGESHYWGHNAIIRMKPFIEHCALAPLPGKGAFAGAILSHDFVEAALMRRAGWGVWIAYDLPGSYEELPPNLLDELKRDRRWCHGNLMNFRLFLVKGMHPVHRAVFLTGVMSYLSAPLWFFFLVLSTALLATNTLMEPQYFLEPRQLYPLWPQWHPEKAIALFSTTIVLLFLPKLLSIVLIWAKGAKEFGGRFKVTLSMLLEMLFSMLLAPVRMIFHTRFVLAAFLGWAATWNSPQRDDDSTPWSEAVRRHGPQTLLGVAWALLVAWLNPSFLWWLVPIVGSLMLSIPVSVISSRVHLGLRAKDESLFLIPEEYATPAELLATDQYTHENRWHAMHDGFVRAVVDPQQNALACALATARHGVAAPIESLRAERIGKALDVGPSGLDGNTRLALLSDPVALARLHTRIWDEKNEAWLGVWRQSIANDPHSPLLPLHPEPVAQPSMASA, translated from the coding sequence ATGAGTAATTCTCAAGCACGGCCAGAATCGCTCAGCGAGTACCTGGCCCACTTACCAATGAGCGACGAGCAGCGGGCAGAACTTGCCAGCTGCACGTCGTTCAGCGAACTGCATCAACGCTTGTCGGGCCAACCGGCCATTGCTGAAGCCGAAGCCGTGCAAGCTTCGGTGGGAGAGCGCCTGACCCTGACCAGTGCCCAGCAGATGCAAGAAGCCGAGATGCTGGCGGTGGATGGCAGCGGTCGTATCTGCCTCAAGGCTACGCCGCCGATTCGCCGTACCCGGGTGATTCCCGAGCCATGGCGTACCAATATTCTGATCCGAGGCTGGCGGCGTCTGACCGGCCGCACCAATGCTCCCGCCCCGGTCAAGCGCGAGCTGCCCAAGGCGCGCTGGCGCTGGGTCGGCTCCCTGCGCCGCTATATTCTGCTGGCGCTGATGCTGGGCCAGACGATCGTTGCCGGCTGGTACATGAAAGGCATCCTGCCGTATCAGGGTTGGTCGTTTGTCGATCTCGACGAAATCACCCGTCAGCCGCTGTTGCAGACGGCTACTCAGGTCTGGCCGTACGCTTTGCAAACCAGCATCCTGATTCTGTTCGGCATCCTCTTTTGCTGGGTGTCGGCAGGGTTCTGGACCGCGCTGATGGGCTTTCTCGAACTGTTGACCGGTCGCGACAAGTACCGTATTTCCGGCAGCAGTGCCGGTAACGAGCCCATCGAGGCTGGCGCGCGTACCGCCATTGTCATGCCGATCTGCAACGAAGATGTGCCTCGGGTATTTGCCGGCCTGCGGGCGACTTTCGAGTCGGTCGCCGCTACCGGTGACCTGGACCGCTTCGACTTCTTCGTCCTCAGCGATACCAACGACACCGATATCGCCGTTGCCGAGCAACAGGCGTGGCTGGAGGTGTGCCGCGAGGCCAAGGGCTTCGGGCGGATCTTCTACCGTCGCCGTCGCCGTCGCGTCAAACGCAAAAGCGGCAACCTTGATGACTTTTGCCGGCGCTGGGGCAGCGACTACCGTTACATGGTGGTGCTCGACGCCGACAGCGTGATGAGTGGCGAATGTTTGACCAGCCTGGTTCGGCTGATGGAAGCCAACCCGGACGCCGGTATTATCCAGACCGCACCGAAAGCCTCGGGCATGGATACCCTCTATGCGCGTATGCAGCAGTTTGCAACTCGCGTATACGGCCCGCTGTTCACCGCTGGCCTTCACTTCTGGCAGTTGGGTGAGTCGCACTATTGGGGGCACAACGCGATCATCCGCATGAAGCCGTTCATTGAGCACTGCGCCCTGGCGCCGTTGCCAGGCAAGGGGGCTTTCGCCGGTGCGATCCTCTCCCACGACTTCGTTGAAGCGGCGCTGATGCGTCGGGCCGGTTGGGGCGTGTGGATTGCCTACGACCTGCCGGGCAGCTATGAAGAACTGCCGCCGAACCTGCTCGACGAGCTCAAGCGCGACCGGCGCTGGTGCCACGGCAACTTGATGAACTTCCGCCTGTTCCTGGTCAAGGGCATGCACCCGGTGCACCGTGCGGTGTTCCTCACCGGGGTAATGTCGTACCTGTCGGCGCCGCTGTGGTTCTTCTTCCTGGTGCTGTCGACTGCGTTGCTGGCGACCAACACGCTGATGGAGCCGCAGTACTTCCTGGAGCCGCGCCAGCTTTATCCGTTGTGGCCGCAGTGGCATCCGGAGAAGGCCATCGCGCTGTTCTCCACCACGATTGTGCTGCTGTTCCTGCCCAAGCTGCTGAGTATCGTTCTAATCTGGGCCAAGGGTGCCAAAGAGTTCGGCGGACGCTTCAAGGTGACGCTGTCGATGCTGCTGGAGATGCTGTTCTCCATGCTTCTTGCGCCCGTGCGGATGATTTTCCACACCCGTTTCGTACTCGCCGCATTCCTCGGCTGGGCTGCGACCTGGAATTCACCGCAGCGTGACGATGACTCCACCCCGTGGAGCGAAGCAGTGCGCCGCCATGGCCCGCAAACCCTGCTGGGTGTGGCCTGGGCCTTGCTGGTGGCTTGGTTGAACCCAAGTTTCTTGTGGTGGCTGGTGCCTATTGTCGGTTCACTGATGCTGTCGATTCCGGTTTCGGTCATTTCCAGTCGTGTACACCTGGGTTTGCGAGCCAAGGATGAAAGCCTGTTCCTGATTCCCGAGGAATACGCCACGCCAGCTGAACTGCTCGCGACCGATCAGTACACCCACGAAAACCGCTGGCACGCCATGCACGACGGTTTCGTCCGGGCGGTGGTCGATCCACAGCAAAATGCCCTGGCTTGCGCGCTGGCAACTGCGCGTCATGGTGTCGCGGCGCCGATCGAATCGTTGCGCGCCGAGCGTATCGGCAAAGCGCTGGACGTTGGCCCAAGTGGCCTGGACGGCAACACCCGCCTGGCCTTGCTTAGCGATCCAGTTGCCCTGGCGCGCCTGCATACCCGTATCTGGGACGAGAAGAACGAGGCCTGGCTGGGCGTCTGGCGTCAGTCGATCGCCAACGACCCGCACTCGCCATTGTTGCCATTGCATCCAGAGCCTGTGGCGCAGCCATCCATGGCTAGCGCCTGA
- a CDS encoding transporter substrate-binding domain-containing protein, which yields MFKKYLSMLLVGVTALVAVNAAQAAGAIDEAVKRGTLRAGMDPTYMPFQMTNKRGEIVGFEVDILKAMAKSMGVKLEMVSTSYDGIIPALMTDKFDIISSGMTLTQERNLKLNFSEPFIVVGQTLLIRKELAEKVKSYKDLNNEEYRLTSKLGTTGEMVAKKLIGKAKYHGYDNEQEAVMDVVNGKADAFVYDAPYNVVAVNKAGAGKLVFLDKPFTFEPLAFGLKKGDYDSLNFINNFLHQIKHDGTYDRIHDKWFKDTAWLKDME from the coding sequence ATGTTTAAAAAATATCTGTCGATGCTACTGGTTGGCGTCACCGCGCTGGTGGCGGTCAATGCTGCCCAGGCAGCCGGCGCCATTGATGAAGCAGTCAAGCGTGGCACGCTGCGTGCGGGCATGGACCCCACCTACATGCCATTTCAGATGACCAACAAGCGCGGTGAGATCGTCGGCTTCGAAGTCGATATCCTCAAGGCCATGGCCAAGTCCATGGGCGTCAAGCTGGAGATGGTGTCCACTTCCTACGACGGTATCATTCCGGCCCTGATGACCGATAAATTCGACATCATCAGCAGTGGCATGACCCTGACCCAGGAACGCAACCTGAAGCTTAACTTCAGCGAACCCTTCATCGTCGTTGGCCAGACCCTGCTGATTCGCAAGGAACTGGCTGAGAAGGTCAAGTCATACAAAGACCTCAACAACGAAGAATACCGGCTCACTTCCAAACTGGGCACCACCGGCGAGATGGTCGCCAAGAAGTTGATCGGCAAAGCCAAATACCACGGTTACGACAACGAGCAGGAAGCAGTGATGGACGTCGTCAACGGCAAGGCTGACGCATTCGTCTATGACGCGCCTTACAACGTAGTGGCCGTGAACAAGGCTGGCGCCGGCAAGCTGGTATTCCTGGACAAACCGTTCACCTTCGAGCCCCTGGCCTTTGGTCTGAAGAAAGGCGACTACGACAGCCTGAACTTCATCAACAACTTCCTGCACCAGATCAAGCACGACGGTACCTACGATCGAATCCACGACAAGTGGTTCAAGGACACCGCCTGGCTCAAGGACATGGAATAA
- the dtd gene encoding D-aminoacyl-tRNA deacylase — protein sequence MKGLLQRVRGARVDVEGKTVGAIDQGLLVLVAVEPDDTRAHADKLLHKLLNYRVFSDPQGKMNLSLKDVAGGLLLVSQFTLAADTQSGLRPSFSTAATPALGAELFDYLLAQAQVQHPTVASGQFGADMQVHLVNDGPVTFMLQI from the coding sequence ATGAAGGGCCTGCTGCAACGCGTGCGTGGCGCGCGGGTAGATGTCGAGGGCAAGACTGTAGGTGCAATCGACCAGGGACTGTTGGTACTGGTTGCCGTTGAGCCGGATGATACCCGCGCTCACGCCGACAAGCTGTTGCACAAGCTGCTTAACTACCGGGTGTTCAGTGACCCTCAAGGCAAGATGAATCTTTCCCTCAAGGACGTTGCTGGCGGTCTTTTGCTGGTATCGCAGTTCACCCTGGCCGCTGATACCCAGAGCGGTTTGCGCCCGAGTTTTTCCACCGCGGCGACACCTGCACTCGGTGCAGAGCTTTTCGACTATTTATTGGCCCAGGCTCAAGTCCAACACCCCACCGTTGCCAGCGGTCAGTTTGGGGCGGACATGCAGGTGCACCTGGTCAATGATGGCCCCGTAACATTTATGTTACAAATATGA
- a CDS encoding amino acid permease, which translates to MQQAEGLKRGLTARHIRFMALGSAIGTGLFYGSAAAIQMAGPAVLLAYLIGGAAVFMVMRALGEMAVHNPVSGSFGSYASTYLGPMSGFILGWTYAFEMIIVCLADVTAFGIYMGFWFPEVARWIWVLGIVFLIGGLNLCNVKVFGEMEFWLSLLKVAAIVAMILAGFGIMAFGLSNASAEHAVGISNLFDHGGFMPNGIGGLIASFAVVMFAFGGIEIIGITAGEAKDPQRVIPKAINAVPMRILLFYVLTLFVLMCLYPWPQIGSQGSPFVQIFSNLGIGSAATVLNIVVISAAVSAINSDIFGAGRMMYGLAQQGHAPKGFAKISRHGVPWMTVLVMGAALLGGVVLNYLIPENVFLLIASIATFATVWVWLMILVTQVAMRRSMSREEVAELKFPVPFWPYGPAAAIAFMLFVFGVLGYFPETQAALLVGVVWVLFLVASYLLWCKPRAAKAEAALAQDPSQLQR; encoded by the coding sequence ATGCAACAAGCAGAAGGTCTCAAGCGCGGGCTTACCGCGCGTCACATTCGCTTCATGGCACTGGGGTCGGCAATCGGCACCGGCCTGTTCTACGGTTCGGCCGCCGCCATCCAGATGGCCGGCCCAGCGGTACTGCTGGCGTACCTGATTGGCGGCGCAGCGGTATTCATGGTCATGCGCGCCCTGGGCGAAATGGCCGTGCACAACCCGGTATCCGGCTCGTTCGGCAGCTACGCCAGCACCTACCTGGGGCCCATGTCGGGCTTTATCCTGGGCTGGACCTACGCCTTCGAGATGATCATTGTGTGCCTGGCCGATGTCACCGCATTCGGCATCTATATGGGCTTCTGGTTTCCCGAGGTCGCCCGCTGGATCTGGGTGCTGGGGATTGTTTTCCTGATTGGCGGCCTGAACCTGTGCAACGTCAAGGTCTTCGGTGAAATGGAGTTCTGGCTGTCGTTGCTCAAGGTCGCCGCTATTGTGGCAATGATCTTGGCCGGCTTCGGCATCATGGCCTTCGGTCTTAGCAATGCCAGTGCGGAGCACGCAGTCGGTATCAGCAACCTGTTCGATCATGGCGGCTTCATGCCTAACGGCATCGGCGGTCTGATTGCCTCGTTCGCGGTGGTGATGTTCGCCTTTGGCGGCATCGAAATCATCGGTATCACCGCTGGTGAGGCTAAAGATCCGCAGCGCGTCATTCCCAAGGCAATCAATGCCGTTCCAATGCGCATCCTGCTGTTCTATGTGCTGACCCTGTTCGTGCTGATGTGCTTGTACCCGTGGCCACAGATTGGCAGCCAAGGTAGCCCGTTCGTGCAGATTTTCAGCAACCTGGGAATCGGCTCGGCGGCGACGGTATTGAATATCGTGGTGATTTCGGCAGCGGTGTCGGCGATCAACAGCGATATCTTTGGCGCCGGACGGATGATGTACGGCCTGGCCCAACAGGGACATGCGCCCAAAGGCTTCGCGAAAATCTCTCGTCACGGTGTACCGTGGATGACCGTACTGGTCATGGGTGCGGCATTGCTCGGCGGCGTTGTGCTCAACTACTTGATCCCGGAAAACGTATTCCTGCTGATCGCTTCGATCGCAACCTTTGCTACGGTGTGGGTCTGGCTGATGATTCTGGTGACCCAGGTTGCCATGCGTCGCAGCATGAGCCGTGAAGAAGTGGCCGAACTGAAATTCCCGGTGCCGTTCTGGCCCTATGGTCCGGCGGCAGCGATAGCCTTCATGCTGTTTGTATTCGGCGTGCTTGGTTACTTCCCTGAAACTCAGGCCGCACTGCTGGTCGGCGTAGTCTGGGTATTGTTCCTGGTTGCCTCTTACCTGCTGTGGTGCAAGCCGCGGGCGGCGAAAGCCGAGGCTGCTTTGGCCCAGGACCCTTCACAACTTCAGCGCTAG
- the hutI gene encoding imidazolonepropionase, translated as MKTLWQHCHVASMAQGTYSSIEDAAIVTSAGRIEWIGPRQSLPAIAADRTVDLGNAWVTPGLIDCHTHSVFGGNRSGEFEQRLQGVSYAEIAAQGGGIASTVRATRAASEDELFASARQRVQALMRDGVTTLEIKSGYGLDLASERKMLKVIRRLGEELPVTVRSTCLAAHALPPEYKDRSDDYIAHICDEMLPALAAEGLVDAVDAFCEYLAFSPAQVERVFIKARELNLPVKLHAEQLSSLAGSSMAARYQALSADHLEFMTEDDAIAMAAAGTVAVLLPGAFYFLRETQLPPMDALRKHGVKIAIASDLNPGTSPALSLRLMLNMACTLFRMTPEEALAGATTHAATALGLGHSHGSLEVGKVADFVAWQIERPADLCYWLGGDLSKRVVRLGQEIFS; from the coding sequence ATGAAAACCCTCTGGCAGCACTGCCACGTGGCGAGCATGGCCCAAGGCACCTACTCGAGCATTGAGGACGCGGCTATCGTCACCAGCGCTGGCCGTATCGAGTGGATCGGCCCGCGCCAGTCGCTGCCGGCCATCGCGGCCGACAGAACGGTGGACCTGGGCAATGCCTGGGTCACCCCAGGGCTGATCGACTGTCACACGCATTCGGTGTTCGGTGGCAATCGCAGCGGTGAGTTCGAGCAGCGCCTGCAAGGCGTCAGTTATGCTGAAATCGCCGCGCAGGGTGGCGGTATTGCCAGCACCGTAAGGGCGACCCGTGCGGCCAGTGAGGATGAACTGTTCGCCAGTGCTCGCCAGCGGGTCCAGGCCTTGATGCGCGATGGCGTTACCACGCTGGAGATCAAGTCCGGCTACGGCCTGGACCTTGCCAGCGAGCGCAAGATGCTCAAGGTTATTCGTCGCCTGGGTGAAGAATTACCGGTGACGGTACGCAGTACGTGCCTGGCGGCTCATGCCTTGCCGCCTGAATACAAAGACCGCTCCGATGACTACATTGCGCATATCTGCGATGAGATGCTTCCAGCCCTGGCGGCTGAAGGGCTGGTTGACGCCGTGGATGCCTTTTGCGAATACCTGGCGTTTTCACCGGCCCAGGTCGAGCGGGTTTTCATCAAGGCCCGTGAGTTGAACCTGCCGGTGAAGCTGCATGCGGAGCAATTGTCGTCGTTGGCGGGCTCGAGCATGGCTGCGCGCTATCAGGCACTGTCGGCTGATCATCTGGAGTTCATGACCGAAGATGATGCGATTGCCATGGCAGCAGCTGGTACGGTCGCGGTGTTGTTGCCCGGGGCGTTTTATTTTCTGCGCGAGACGCAACTGCCGCCGATGGATGCACTGCGTAAACACGGTGTGAAAATTGCCATTGCCAGTGACTTGAACCCCGGCACCTCGCCCGCGCTTTCGCTGCGTTTGATGCTGAACATGGCCTGCACGCTGTTCCGCATGACGCCGGAAGAAGCCCTGGCCGGTGCAACTACCCATGCCGCCACCGCACTGGGATTGGGGCATAGTCATGGTTCGCTGGAAGTGGGCAAGGTCGCCGACTTCGTTGCCTGGCAGATCGAGCGGCCGGCGGATCTGTGCTATTGGCTCGGCGGGGACCTGTCCAAGCGGGTCGTGCGCCTTGGCCAGGAAATTTTCAGCTGA
- the pip gene encoding prolyl aminopeptidase, with amino-acid sequence MQTLYPQIKPYARHDLAVEAPHVLYVDESGSPEGLPVVFIHGGPGAGCDAQSRCYFDPNLYRIITFDQRGCGRSTPHASLENNTTWHLVEDLERIRKHLGIDKWVLFGGSWGSTLSLAYAQTHPERVHGLILRGIFLCRKQEIEWFYQAGASRLFPDYWQDYIAPIPAEERGDLVEAFHKRLTGNDQIAQMHAAKAWSTWEGRTATLRPNPLVVDRFSEPQRALSIARIECHYFTNNAFLEPNQLIRDMPKIAHLPAVIVHGRYDVICPLDNAWELHQAWPNSELKVIRDAGHAASEPGITDALVRAADQMARRLLDLPLEEA; translated from the coding sequence ATGCAGACCTTGTACCCGCAGATCAAACCCTACGCCCGGCACGATCTGGCCGTGGAAGCTCCACATGTACTGTATGTCGATGAAAGTGGTTCTCCGGAAGGTCTGCCGGTGGTTTTCATCCATGGCGGGCCAGGAGCAGGCTGCGATGCGCAAAGCCGTTGCTACTTTGATCCGAACCTGTACCGCATCATCACATTCGATCAGCGGGGCTGTGGGCGTTCGACCCCTCATGCCAGCCTCGAGAACAACACCACCTGGCATCTGGTCGAAGACCTGGAGCGCATCCGCAAGCACTTGGGGATCGACAAATGGGTGCTGTTTGGCGGTTCCTGGGGTTCTACCCTATCGCTGGCCTATGCCCAGACTCATCCGGAGCGTGTGCATGGCCTGATCCTGCGTGGGATCTTCCTGTGCCGTAAGCAAGAAATCGAATGGTTCTACCAGGCTGGCGCTAGCCGCCTGTTCCCGGATTACTGGCAAGACTACATCGCGCCGATTCCTGCCGAAGAGCGCGGTGATCTGGTGGAGGCATTCCACAAACGCCTGACCGGCAACGATCAGATTGCCCAGATGCATGCCGCCAAGGCCTGGTCGACCTGGGAAGGGCGCACCGCAACCCTGCGTCCCAATCCGCTGGTCGTCGACCGTTTCTCCGAACCTCAGCGCGCGCTGTCGATCGCCCGCATCGAATGCCATTACTTCACCAATAATGCGTTCCTTGAGCCGAACCAGTTGATTCGTGACATGCCAAAGATTGCTCACCTGCCGGCCGTCATCGTGCACGGTCGCTATGATGTTATCTGTCCGCTGGACAACGCCTGGGAGCTGCATCAAGCCTGGCCGAACAGTGAGCTGAAAGTTATTCGCGATGCAGGGCACGCAGCTTCGGAGCCTGGTATCACTGACGCCTTGGTCCGTGCCGCAGACCAGATGGCCCGGCGCCTGCTCGACTTGCCTTTGGAAGAAGCATGA
- a CDS encoding glucan biosynthesis protein G produces MIVSSCNAPRTPGIRLRKALLAGATLVGLFGTGQLWAFNLDDVATKAKDLAGQKYEAPKSNLPAVFRDMKYGDYQQIRFLTEKAEWAKDKTPFKLSFYHQGMHFDTPVKINEVTATTVEEIKYDMSRFDFGNVKFDPKATENLGYAGFRVLYPINKADKQDEIMTLLGASYFRVVGKGHVYGLSARGLAIDTALPSGEEFPRFTEFWIEKPKPADKHLVIYALLDSPRSTGAYKLTLRPGSDTIVDVKSKVFLRDHVSRLGIAPLTSMFLFGGNQPSKVPNYRPALHDSEGLSIHAGNGEWLWRPLNNPKHLAVSNFSVENPRGFGLLQRQREFSQFEDLDDNYQKRPSAWIEPVGDWGKGTVDLVEIPTADETNDNIVAFWSPEKLPEPGTPFEYAYRLHWTIDESEFHSPNLGWVKQTLRSTGDVKQSNLIREADGSVAFLVDFEGPVLAKLPEDTAVRSQVSIGDNAELVENNLRYNPEIKGWRLTLRMKVKDPSKSVEMRAALLRDVPVEPAKPAKPTKQDKAAAKSAKAEKPAEQPAADAASTTGTPATTEQVLTETWSYQLPADE; encoded by the coding sequence GTGATTGTAAGTTCCTGTAATGCACCAAGAACCCCCGGCATCCGCTTGCGCAAGGCCTTGCTGGCCGGCGCGACGCTGGTAGGCCTGTTTGGCACTGGCCAGCTCTGGGCGTTCAACCTTGATGACGTTGCAACCAAGGCGAAGGATCTTGCCGGACAGAAGTACGAAGCGCCGAAGAGCAATCTGCCGGCGGTGTTCCGTGATATGAAATACGGTGATTACCAGCAGATCCGTTTCCTCACGGAAAAAGCTGAGTGGGCCAAGGACAAGACGCCGTTCAAATTGTCCTTCTACCACCAGGGCATGCATTTCGACACGCCGGTGAAAATCAACGAAGTTACCGCGACCACCGTCGAAGAGATCAAATACGACATGAGTCGCTTTGACTTCGGTAACGTGAAATTCGATCCAAAGGCCACCGAGAACCTCGGCTACGCAGGCTTTCGTGTCCTGTACCCGATCAACAAGGCCGACAAGCAGGATGAAATCATGACCCTGCTTGGCGCCAGCTATTTCCGCGTGGTCGGCAAGGGCCATGTCTATGGTTTGTCCGCTCGTGGCCTGGCCATCGACACCGCGTTGCCGTCCGGCGAAGAATTCCCGCGCTTTACCGAGTTCTGGATCGAAAAGCCCAAGCCTGCCGACAAGCACCTGGTTATCTACGCGCTGCTCGACTCGCCGCGTTCCACCGGTGCCTACAAGCTGACCCTGCGTCCAGGCAGCGACACCATTGTCGACGTCAAGTCCAAGGTGTTCCTGCGTGACCACGTCAGCCGCTTGGGTATCGCGCCACTGACCAGCATGTTCCTGTTCGGCGGTAACCAGCCATCGAAAGTGCCTAACTATCGTCCGGCCCTGCATGACTCCGAAGGTCTGTCGATTCATGCTGGCAACGGTGAATGGCTGTGGCGCCCACTGAACAACCCGAAACACCTGGCAGTGAGCAATTTCAGCGTCGAAAACCCGCGTGGATTCGGCCTGCTTCAGCGCCAGCGTGAATTCAGCCAGTTCGAAGACCTCGATGACAACTATCAGAAGCGCCCAAGTGCCTGGATCGAGCCGGTGGGTGACTGGGGCAAAGGTACTGTAGACCTGGTCGAGATTCCGACCGCCGATGAAACCAACGACAATATCGTTGCGTTCTGGAGTCCGGAAAAACTGCCGGAGCCAGGCACACCGTTCGAGTACGCCTACCGTCTACACTGGACTATCGATGAGTCCGAGTTCCACTCACCGAACCTGGGCTGGGTCAAACAGACCCTGCGTTCCACTGGTGACGTGAAGCAGTCCAACCTGATTCGCGAAGCGGATGGCAGCGTTGCATTTCTGGTCGACTTCGAAGGCCCGGTGCTTGCCAAACTGCCCGAAGATACTGCCGTGCGCAGCCAGGTCAGCATCGGCGACAACGCTGAGCTGGTCGAAAACAACTTGCGTTACAACCCGGAAATCAAAGGCTGGCGCCTGACCTTGCGGATGAAGGTCAAAGACCCGAGCAAGTCCGTGGAAATGCGTGCGGCGCTGCTGCGTGACGTTCCGGTCGAACCTGCCAAACCTGCGAAACCGACTAAACAGGATAAGGCTGCGGCCAAGTCTGCCAAGGCCGAGAAGCCTGCCGAGCAACCAGCCGCCGATGCGGCATCCACCACCGGGACACCGGCCACCACCGAACAGGTGTTGACCGAGACCTGGAGCTACCAGTTGCCTGCCGATGAGTAA
- the hutG gene encoding N-formylglutamate deformylase, with the protein MDKVLSFHQGRLPLLISMPHAGLRLTPVVKAGLVAQAQSLPDTDWHIPQLYDFARELGASVVAAEYSRFVIDLNRPDDDKPLYAGATTGLYPATLFEGEPLFQAGKEPSVEERAEYLEGIWRPYHDTIRRELARMREQFGYALLWDAHSIRSHIPHLFDGKLPDFNLGTFNGASCDPQLAGRLQGVCAKAERYSHVLNGRFKGGHITRHYGDPANNIHAVQLELAQSTYMEEVEPFKYREDLAQPTQVVLKQLLETILAWGQERYSD; encoded by the coding sequence ATGGACAAGGTACTGAGTTTTCATCAGGGTCGTTTGCCGCTGCTGATCAGCATGCCCCACGCTGGCCTGCGTCTGACCCCAGTGGTCAAGGCCGGCCTGGTGGCGCAGGCGCAAAGCTTGCCCGATACCGACTGGCACATTCCGCAGCTCTATGATTTTGCCCGTGAGCTGGGGGCCAGCGTGGTGGCTGCCGAGTACTCGCGCTTTGTCATCGACCTGAACCGCCCGGACGACGACAAACCGCTCTATGCCGGAGCCACGACCGGTCTTTACCCCGCCACGTTGTTCGAGGGTGAACCGCTGTTTCAGGCGGGCAAAGAGCCTTCTGTTGAAGAACGCGCGGAATACCTCGAGGGTATCTGGCGCCCTTATCACGACACCATACGCCGCGAGCTGGCACGCATGCGCGAGCAGTTTGGCTATGCGCTGCTCTGGGATGCCCACTCGATTCGTTCGCATATCCCGCATCTGTTTGACGGCAAGCTGCCGGACTTCAACCTTGGCACCTTCAACGGCGCCAGTTGTGATCCGCAACTGGCCGGGCGTCTACAAGGTGTTTGCGCCAAGGCCGAACGTTACAGTCATGTTCTCAATGGTCGCTTCAAGGGCGGGCACATCACTCGGCACTATGGCGATCCAGCCAACAACATTCATGCGGTGCAACTGGAGTTGGCGCAGAGCACGTACATGGAGGAGGTGGAGCCGTTCAAGTACCGCGAAGACCTGGCGCAGCCGACACAAGTGGTGTTAAAGCAGTTGCTTGAGACCATACTGGCCTGGGGGCAGGAGCGTTATTCGGACTGA